In Deltaproteobacteria bacterium, one DNA window encodes the following:
- a CDS encoding YfiR family protein, producing MAVIAACVCARSGSAASAPTEYQLKAAFLMNFAKFTDWPAHSFKTPQSPINICVIGDDPFKADLDDTVRGQTAGNRGLAVRRISQLQPGDNCHILFVGLNERERFERILGALKNHACLTVGEEMEFAQAGGMINLLVEDRKIRFEVSLDVAEKAGLKISSRLLKLAKTVRDRRKN from the coding sequence ATGGCCGTAATCGCCGCATGTGTTTGCGCGCGGTCGGGTTCGGCCGCGTCGGCTCCCACTGAATACCAGCTCAAAGCTGCGTTTCTCATGAATTTCGCTAAGTTTACCGATTGGCCGGCGCATTCGTTCAAGACCCCCCAGAGCCCGATCAATATTTGCGTGATCGGCGATGATCCTTTCAAAGCGGATCTGGATGATACCGTTAGGGGACAAACCGCGGGCAATCGCGGCCTCGCCGTGCGCCGCATCAGCCAGCTTCAACCAGGAGACAATTGCCATATCTTGTTCGTCGGTTTGAACGAGCGCGAGCGTTTTGAGCGCATTCTTGGCGCGCTCAAAAATCACGCCTGTCTGACCGTCGGTGAGGAGATGGAGTTTGCCCAGGCCGGCGGCATGATCAATTTGTTGGTGGAGGATCGCAAGATTCGCTTCGAAGTGAGCCTCGATGTGGCGGAAAAGGCGGGACTAAAGATCAGCTCGCGCCTGTTGAAACTCGCCAAAACCGTGCGCGATCGGAGGAAGAACTGA
- a CDS encoding TonB-dependent receptor — protein sequence MHQPRSASLPATTSPSTVAAPWPRSCAALRGLYIRYDRNYTYLGMRGYGRPGEYNSRILLLVDGHRMNDNIYNQAFLGNDFNVDVDLIDRVEVIRGAGSSLCATNAFVGIINVKTKSGEAFKGAEVAAEGGRFASYKGRVTYGDKFAHGLDLLISGSRSGSRGDERLYYPEFNDPTTYFGIARRQDSESAGNVFGRLSYGDFALEGGYISRDKDIPTASFDAEFNADSFSVDKRGFFDLKYDHEFANGLGLRGRLFYDSLYYRGKQVTNYGGPVGVQTNRDIGNTQGFGDEWQLTKTVFDKHKLIFGGEYRYSYKLDQRNFDVEEYLNEQRTTGSWALFLQDDFEILKTLRLNAGVRCDRYYTVGGTVNPRVALIYQPVESSIFKLIYGQAFRAPNAYELYWSSPGATKANSSLKPETIRNVEFLYQQLLGPNVWATANIYYHRIRDLITQETDPEDGLLVYRNMGRVTGRGLELEVEGRWGKGLHGRLSYTLQQTQSVETDKVLANSPTHLIKLNGSVPLYEDKLFLGLEQQFTSDRVTLAGKQARDYFLTNVTLSGKNFLKGLQASASVFNLTNRKYDDPAGGEHRRDKIQQDGRSFWLKLLYKF from the coding sequence ATGCACCAGCCTCGGTCAGCATCGTTACCAGCGACGACATCGCCAAGTACGGTTGCCGCACCCTGGCCGAGATCCTGCGCAGCGCTGCGCGGGCTCTACATTCGCTATGACCGCAATTACACCTATCTCGGCATGCGCGGATACGGCCGCCCCGGCGAGTATAACTCGCGCATCTTGTTGCTCGTCGACGGCCATCGCATGAACGACAACATTTACAATCAGGCTTTTCTCGGCAACGACTTCAACGTCGACGTCGATTTGATCGATCGGGTCGAAGTTATCCGCGGCGCGGGCTCCTCGCTCTGCGCCACCAACGCGTTTGTCGGCATCATCAACGTCAAAACCAAGAGCGGCGAAGCCTTCAAAGGCGCCGAAGTCGCGGCTGAAGGTGGCCGGTTTGCAAGTTACAAGGGGCGGGTCACCTATGGCGACAAATTTGCGCACGGCCTGGACTTGCTGATCTCCGGCAGCCGCTCCGGGAGCCGCGGCGACGAGCGGCTCTACTACCCGGAGTTCAACGATCCCACGACTTACTTTGGCATCGCTCGGCGCCAAGATAGTGAAAGCGCCGGCAATGTTTTCGGCCGTCTGTCCTATGGCGATTTCGCTCTTGAAGGCGGTTACATTAGCCGGGACAAAGACATTCCCACGGCGTCCTTCGACGCCGAGTTCAACGCGGACTCGTTTAGCGTCGATAAACGCGGTTTCTTCGACCTCAAATATGACCATGAGTTCGCCAATGGGCTGGGTCTTAGGGGCCGGCTGTTCTACGATTCTCTCTACTATCGCGGCAAACAGGTGACGAATTACGGCGGCCCCGTCGGCGTCCAAACCAACCGCGACATCGGCAATACCCAGGGATTTGGCGACGAATGGCAGCTGACCAAGACCGTGTTCGATAAACACAAGCTAATTTTTGGCGGCGAGTATCGCTATTCGTACAAGCTCGACCAACGCAACTTCGACGTGGAAGAGTATCTAAATGAGCAGCGCACGACCGGCAGTTGGGCGCTGTTTCTGCAAGACGATTTCGAAATCTTGAAGACCTTGCGGTTAAACGCCGGCGTGCGCTGCGACCGCTACTATACCGTTGGCGGCACGGTCAATCCGCGCGTGGCGCTGATTTATCAACCGGTGGAAAGCTCGATTTTTAAGCTCATCTACGGTCAAGCGTTTCGCGCCCCCAACGCCTATGAGCTCTATTGGAGCTCTCCCGGCGCCACCAAGGCCAATAGCAGTTTGAAGCCGGAGACCATTCGCAACGTCGAGTTTCTTTACCAGCAGCTGCTGGGCCCCAACGTCTGGGCCACGGCGAATATTTACTACCACCGCATTCGCGATCTCATCACTCAAGAAACCGATCCGGAGGACGGTTTGCTAGTCTACCGCAACATGGGGCGAGTCACCGGCCGTGGCCTCGAGTTGGAGGTCGAAGGGCGCTGGGGCAAGGGACTTCACGGCAGGCTGAGCTACACACTGCAGCAAACCCAGTCCGTAGAAACCGACAAAGTCCTTGCCAACTCGCCAACCCACTTGATCAAGCTAAACGGCAGCGTGCCGCTCTACGAAGACAAGCTCTTTCTCGGCCTCGAGCAGCAGTTTACCAGCGACCGGGTGACCTTGGCGGGGAAGCAGGCGCGGGATTATTTCCTCACCAACGTGACGCTTTCCGGCAAGAATTTTCTCAAAGGCCTGCAAGCCTCTGCCAGTGTTTTCAACTTGACCAACCGCAAATACGACGACCCGGCGGGAGGTGAACATCGGCGGGACAAAATTCAGCAAGATGGGCGGAGCTTTTGGCTGAAGCTCCTGTACAAATTTTAA
- a CDS encoding PAS domain S-box protein, which produces MPIEISEDVQRSGASQNLQLDGGTLQDIPRVDPTGIYRRDSMSEGGRWPMRGCSLVRFAIWPSLAVGLVATWLAVAGILALGDRADESRQVQTLLVRLSSYGSRISAIEWQAVAEQNLTLDLVSMLDETRREMNTTFRALLAHGLDPAMVHSLEESFHAHSRAVVEKFRLLDRGDLANMRRVDSARVAPAYGRFVRSLADANTHYDLTAARTRRWVRLSIVGLVAAMVSLMGLMIFVLERARGKAKLQLAEVEQSALRRSEERFRSLVENASELILIVDGQGRIAYASDSAATLTGFTAPMLLGSPLVGLFQEDDAPAVEMLLGNLPAQDGARGEITGIRFKTQTGAWGICEIVCVNRVGDPAIGGRVVTVCDVTEERQAAQALERQADELKRSNEDLQQFAYVASHDLQEPLRMIIGYLGLLVKRYAGKLEPEANEFIGFAVDGAKRMRALIDDLPVYSRAGTQAKEAQEVDSDAVLDKTLETLKMAIQENGARVTYDTLPLVRAEALQLGQLFQNLIGNALKYRNGNVPEIHVGCRRAGSYWEFSVRDNGIGIDPQFAPKIFVIFQRLHSKEEYPGTGIGLAVCKRIVERRGGKIWVKSEPGKGSTFFFTLPAELPDGKPERRLAKPLDHDSLLSGPAL; this is translated from the coding sequence ATGCCGATTGAAATTTCTGAGGACGTTCAGCGCTCTGGCGCTAGCCAAAACCTACAGCTGGACGGGGGGACTTTGCAGGACATACCCAGAGTTGATCCTACGGGCATCTATCGTCGCGACTCCATGTCCGAGGGGGGTCGTTGGCCTATGAGAGGGTGTTCGCTGGTCAGGTTTGCAATTTGGCCTTCGTTGGCCGTGGGCTTGGTGGCGACGTGGCTTGCCGTGGCGGGGATATTGGCCCTGGGCGATCGCGCCGACGAGAGCCGGCAAGTGCAAACGCTGCTTGTGCGCCTCAGTTCCTACGGCAGCCGCATCAGCGCTATCGAATGGCAAGCAGTCGCTGAACAAAACCTCACCTTGGACCTAGTCAGCATGCTCGATGAAACCCGCCGGGAGATGAACACCACCTTCCGCGCGCTTTTGGCGCATGGGCTTGACCCCGCCATGGTGCACTCCTTGGAAGAGTCGTTTCATGCTCATTCACGCGCCGTGGTCGAGAAATTTCGATTGTTGGACCGCGGCGATCTGGCGAATATGCGCCGGGTTGATTCGGCTCGTGTTGCGCCAGCATACGGGCGGTTTGTCCGATCCCTCGCCGATGCCAACACTCACTATGATCTCACCGCGGCACGCACGCGACGTTGGGTGCGTCTTAGTATCGTGGGACTGGTAGCGGCCATGGTGAGTCTCATGGGGCTGATGATCTTTGTTCTCGAGCGAGCGCGCGGCAAGGCGAAGCTACAGCTAGCTGAAGTAGAGCAATCCGCACTGCGGCGCAGCGAGGAGCGTTTTCGCTCTTTAGTGGAGAATGCATCGGAACTAATTCTGATCGTTGATGGACAGGGTCGAATCGCCTATGCGAGCGACTCCGCAGCGACGCTGACCGGATTTACAGCTCCGATGTTGTTGGGGAGTCCGTTGGTCGGGCTGTTTCAAGAGGACGATGCGCCGGCGGTCGAAATGCTGCTGGGTAATCTGCCGGCGCAAGATGGCGCGCGGGGAGAAATCACAGGTATCAGGTTCAAGACCCAAACCGGTGCTTGGGGCATCTGCGAGATTGTCTGCGTCAATCGAGTCGGCGACCCGGCGATTGGGGGTAGGGTCGTGACGGTCTGTGATGTGACGGAGGAGCGACAAGCCGCCCAAGCACTGGAGCGGCAAGCCGACGAGTTGAAACGCTCCAACGAAGACTTGCAGCAATTTGCCTATGTCGCTTCGCACGATTTACAAGAGCCGCTGCGGATGATCATCGGCTACCTGGGTTTGTTGGTCAAACGGTATGCCGGCAAACTCGAACCGGAGGCTAATGAGTTCATCGGCTTTGCTGTCGATGGCGCCAAAAGGATGCGCGCGTTAATCGACGATCTGCCGGTCTATTCCCGTGCCGGGACCCAAGCCAAAGAAGCGCAGGAAGTCGACAGCGACGCCGTGCTCGATAAGACGCTTGAGACGTTAAAAATGGCGATTCAGGAGAACGGTGCGCGCGTCACTTATGACACGCTACCGTTGGTCCGGGCTGAAGCTTTACAACTCGGTCAGCTGTTTCAAAACTTGATTGGCAATGCCCTGAAGTACCGCAACGGCAATGTGCCGGAGATTCATGTCGGTTGTCGGCGCGCTGGCAGTTACTGGGAGTTTTCCGTGCGCGATAATGGCATCGGCATCGATCCGCAGTTTGCGCCCAAAATCTTTGTCATTTTTCAACGCCTTCATAGTAAAGAAGAATATCCGGGTACCGGCATCGGTTTGGCGGTCTGCAAGAGAATCGTCGAGCGCCGCGGCGGCAAGATCTGGGTCAAATCGGAACCCGGCAAGGGCTCGACGTTTTTCTTTACCCTCCCCGCGGAGCTTCCCGATGGGAAGCCCGAAAGACGGCTGGCAAAGCCGCTGGACCACGACTCCCTGCTCAGCGGGCCTGCCTTGTAA